The following coding sequences are from one uncultured Desulfobacter sp. window:
- a CDS encoding PAS domain-containing protein, translating to MNWLFPSVIATMIGTILLSLTYFYLYLTDHKKYLGIWTISWAIYTTRFIFMLFLIQGYKSPIFLIGNQITTLISGIIFLWGTYCYIDKKFPKTWVYLTIANIGWIIASIIENFSFLFITLPTFSFLAIIYITTGILFLKTGRHEKKESALVGGAFILWGIHKADYPFLRPVLWLAPWGYLLGAMLEFVVALGMLMIYFQKTRNELKKNEEKYRLAMDATADGIWDWQIQTGKVHYSKSWQTILKEDAVKPAYEFWESRIHPDDKPGVLSSIEKHLEGKTLSWNKEHRLRTKGGEWKWVLGRGRVVEKSPEGGPLRMVGTMTDISDLKQAEQELNRIFELSPDLIGVGNVRDGYYKRVNPAYKIFGRPLDEFLSRPYMDFIHPDDHNPTADLVRTMQSGQPISGFVNRYRCKDGSYRTIEWHATPAEADGTTYVAGRDITDRQKAESALRESEERFVLAMEFANDGLFDWNLETNEIYYSPVWKRMLGYENDELPNDFSVWETLTAPEDVKRSWKMQNELINKQRDRFELEFKMKHKDGHWVDILSRANAIFDKNNKAVRLIGTHVDISERKKLENQLLQSQKLESIGNLAGGIAHEFNNILSIIIGNNELIMEDLPKWSISRENCEEIRVAGLRARDIVRHLLTFSRQDDSTKKPIDIMSVVTESLKLIRSTTPTNIEIRDKISPNCLPILGDATQINQILINLCSNAIDALPISGGIINIELRNSEVDQHNGVSAHKLPKGKYIKLMVRDNGSGMPQKILDRIFEPYFTTKDVGKGSGIGLAVVHGIIENHGGLITCESAKGEGTTFTILLPAYEGLVDEDREQKNALPGKGERVLYVDDEPSIAKLGKRHLESLGYDAHSTTDPKKALEMIKAEPDRFDLVISDMAMPMMPGDQLIEEILSVNSKMPTMVCSGYSSRMSETKALEMGIKAFVMKPLNKNELAKKVRDVLDNSSKMIVK from the coding sequence ATGAATTGGCTGTTTCCATCAGTTATCGCGACAATGATCGGGACGATTCTTTTATCGCTCACCTATTTTTATCTATATCTTACTGATCATAAAAAATATCTCGGAATTTGGACAATAAGCTGGGCGATCTATACCACTCGATTCATCTTTATGCTGTTTTTAATTCAAGGGTATAAAAGTCCAATTTTTTTAATCGGAAATCAGATCACCACACTCATAAGCGGAATAATATTTTTATGGGGAACCTATTGTTATATTGATAAAAAGTTTCCAAAGACCTGGGTTTATCTGACGATCGCCAATATTGGGTGGATTATTGCCAGTATTATAGAGAACTTTTCATTTCTTTTTATCACTCTGCCTACGTTTTCATTTTTAGCCATTATTTACATTACAACCGGTATATTGTTTTTGAAAACAGGCAGGCATGAAAAAAAAGAGAGCGCTCTTGTTGGTGGCGCTTTTATCTTATGGGGTATCCATAAGGCAGACTATCCATTTCTTCGACCCGTATTATGGCTTGCACCATGGGGATATCTTTTAGGGGCAATGCTTGAATTTGTCGTCGCTTTGGGAATGTTGATGATTTATTTTCAGAAAACACGAAATGAATTGAAAAAAAATGAAGAAAAATACCGCTTGGCAATGGATGCGACCGCAGACGGAATATGGGATTGGCAGATACAAACAGGCAAGGTTCACTATAGTAAGAGCTGGCAAACTATTTTAAAAGAAGACGCTGTAAAACCGGCCTATGAATTTTGGGAATCCAGGATTCACCCTGATGATAAACCTGGTGTTCTTTCATCCATCGAAAAGCATTTGGAAGGAAAAACACTTTCTTGGAATAAAGAACATCGGCTTCGGACGAAAGGAGGCGAATGGAAATGGGTTTTAGGCCGGGGACGAGTCGTTGAAAAGTCTCCTGAGGGAGGTCCTCTTCGGATGGTTGGCACGATGACGGATATCTCCGATTTAAAACAGGCAGAGCAGGAACTGAATCGCATCTTTGAACTTTCACCGGATTTGATCGGTGTGGGTAATGTTAGGGACGGATATTATAAACGGGTAAATCCTGCTTATAAAATATTTGGGCGCCCGTTAGATGAGTTTTTGTCAAGACCTTACATGGATTTCATACATCCGGATGACCACAATCCGACAGCAGACCTCGTCAGAACGATGCAATCCGGCCAACCCATTTCCGGATTTGTGAATCGCTATCGTTGTAAAGATGGATCCTATCGAACCATAGAATGGCATGCGACCCCAGCCGAGGCAGATGGAACAACATATGTGGCAGGAAGAGACATCACAGACCGGCAAAAAGCTGAAAGTGCATTAAGGGAAAGTGAAGAAAGGTTTGTGCTTGCCATGGAATTTGCCAACGATGGCCTTTTTGACTGGAATCTGGAAACCAATGAAATTTATTATTCGCCTGTATGGAAACGAATGCTGGGTTATGAGAATGACGAATTGCCTAACGACTTTTCTGTCTGGGAAACACTGACAGCCCCTGAGGATGTTAAACGCTCATGGAAAATGCAGAATGAACTCATTAACAAGCAACGCGACAGATTTGAATTGGAATTTAAAATGAAGCACAAAGATGGACATTGGGTCGATATCCTATCCAGAGCAAATGCCATTTTTGATAAAAACAATAAAGCAGTTAGACTTATCGGCACTCATGTGGACATATCAGAGAGAAAAAAGCTCGAGAACCAACTGCTTCAATCGCAGAAGCTTGAGTCCATAGGGAACTTAGCCGGCGGTATCGCACATGAGTTCAACAACATTTTAAGTATTATCATTGGAAACAATGAACTCATCATGGAAGATCTGCCGAAATGGAGCATATCCAGAGAAAACTGTGAGGAGATCCGCGTGGCAGGGCTTAGGGCCAGGGATATTGTAAGGCACTTGCTGACATTCAGCCGCCAGGACGATTCGACTAAAAAGCCTATTGATATAATGTCTGTTGTAACAGAATCTCTAAAATTGATCCGATCAACAACGCCAACAAATATAGAAATCAGAGATAAGATCTCCCCAAATTGCCTCCCCATTTTGGGTGATGCGACCCAAATCAATCAAATACTGATTAACTTGTGCAGTAATGCCATCGATGCGCTGCCAATATCAGGTGGAATAATCAACATTGAACTTCGCAACTCTGAGGTAGATCAACACAATGGTGTTTCGGCTCATAAATTGCCTAAAGGCAAATATATCAAACTAATGGTAAGAGACAACGGAAGCGGCATGCCCCAAAAAATTCTTGATAGAATTTTCGAGCCTTATTTCACAACAAAAGATGTAGGAAAAGGAAGCGGTATCGGATTGGCAGTTGTCCATGGAATCATTGAAAATCATGGTGGATTAATTACCTGTGAAAGCGCTAAAGGTGAGGGAACTACATTTACCATTCTATTGCCGGCCTATGAAGGACTCGTTGATGAAGATCGAGAGCAAAAAAACGCTCTACCTGGCAAAGGAGAGCGTGTCCTTTATGTTGATGATGAGCCTTCAATCGCCAAACTGGGCAAACGTCACCTTGAATCGCTGGGATATGATGCGCATTCAACAACTGACCCGAAAAAAGCATTGGAAATGATAAAAGCCGAGCCGGATCGATTCGACCTTGTAATTTCAGACATGGCGATGCCAATGATGCCTGGAGATCAGTTGATTGAAGAGATACTGTCAGTAAATTCTAAAATGCCGACAATGGTGTGCAGCGGCTACAGCTCCCGAATGTCTGAAACAAAGGCGTTGGAAATGGGTATAAAAGCATTTGTGATGAAACCGCTGAACAAAAACGAACTGGCTAAAAAAGTAAGGGACGTTTTGGATAATAGCAGTAAAATGATCGTGAAGTAG
- a CDS encoding copper resistance protein NlpE N-terminal domain-containing protein codes for MKTTLLASILAVLLLCSLGCAPATQKTQSNAGTATAVQNTADNHSSRDSLDWYGTYNGVLPCADCQGIQTRITLRKDNTFTKAVKYLGKDSRSRFSQGTIQWDDQGSTITLAESRGKTGRYKVGENILFHLDRNGNMIAGDSAQKYQLMKNAVDPDIENITWVLVELNGAKISMEKTPHLTFNSDNASVTGNDGCNAFNAAYTLKPNQRIDIDDTAMISTLMACDNMETAAQFIKAVLKADNYTVADGTFSLNKARMAPLAKFKKAQEQL; via the coding sequence ATGAAAACAACACTATTGGCATCAATTCTGGCAGTTCTTCTGCTTTGCAGTTTAGGCTGCGCCCCTGCAACCCAAAAGACCCAAAGCAACGCAGGTACAGCAACAGCCGTACAGAACACTGCAGACAACCATTCAAGCCGGGATTCCCTGGACTGGTACGGCACCTACAATGGCGTGCTGCCCTGTGCGGACTGTCAGGGGATACAGACAAGAATCACCCTGCGCAAGGACAACACCTTTACCAAGGCCGTCAAATATCTTGGCAAAGATAGCAGATCAAGGTTTTCCCAGGGCACCATCCAGTGGGATGATCAGGGGAGCACCATTACCCTTGCTGAAAGCCGGGGCAAAACCGGCAGGTATAAGGTGGGCGAAAATATTTTATTCCACCTGGACCGCAACGGCAATATGATCGCAGGTGATTCAGCGCAAAAATATCAGCTGATGAAAAATGCCGTCGATCCAGACATTGAAAATATTACATGGGTACTGGTGGAACTTAACGGCGCAAAAATTTCCATGGAAAAGACCCCGCACCTGACATTTAACAGTGACAACGCTTCGGTCACAGGCAATGACGGGTGCAACGCATTCAACGCAGCCTACACACTAAAACCAAACCAGCGTATTGATATTGATGATACAGCAATGATATCCACCCTGATGGCCTGCGACAACATGGAAACAGCTGCGCAGTTCATCAAAGCCGTTCTTAAGGCGGACAACTATACTGTAGCAGACGGAACTTTCAGCCTGAATAAAGCCAGAATGGCACCGCTGGCAAAATTTAAAAAAGCACAAGAACAATTATGA
- a CDS encoding Na/Pi cotransporter family protein, with product MMLLTGLFGGLALFLFGLEQLSTGLKTIAGNTLKTLLSKLTSNRIAGAFTGAIVTGVLNSSSVTTVLVVGFVTAGAMSLEQSVGVIMGANIGSTITGQMLAFNISQYSLIPVAVGFFMLFASKREHFQNYGAMVMGLGLVFFGMAVMSDAMYPLRDYPPFLNLLENLEQPAMGILAGAVFAGLVQSSSATVGIAIAMAAGGILTLNTGISLALGANIGTCITALMASLGKPVEAVRAAVVHVAFNVLGVVIWLPFISFLASMATAVSPVSPELEGAVKMAAEVPRQIANANTIFNILNTILFLPFTTVFAKLANKVVKDGPKPVPLIESLYLDRSFLEVPKLAFDGVRKEIARTAGIIIDMMQRFEASFRESDYEAINRLAGEDDKIDILEKECLEYLAKIKAGTLSEEESMEHQCLMLSTITLASLADVILINFVELVRRSREDGHNPSEKTRELLGGIYSNVSHSVELLVPLIHDKDLDAATRILDLKPEIARLQKAFINRKSERLGRNTTNAMKNIQIEMSLADKFQRIFIFTQKIAKEHLLNSSV from the coding sequence ATGATGCTTCTAACCGGGTTGTTTGGAGGACTTGCCCTTTTTTTGTTTGGTCTTGAACAACTTTCAACCGGTTTGAAGACAATTGCCGGAAATACGCTAAAGACCCTGTTGTCAAAGCTGACCTCAAATAGAATTGCAGGGGCTTTCACCGGGGCAATTGTTACAGGTGTCCTCAACTCTTCCTCGGTTACCACGGTGCTTGTTGTCGGTTTTGTAACAGCCGGTGCTATGAGCCTTGAGCAGTCGGTCGGGGTGATTATGGGAGCGAACATCGGCTCTACGATCACAGGGCAGATGCTGGCGTTTAATATTTCACAATATTCACTCATACCCGTGGCAGTTGGTTTTTTTATGCTCTTTGCCTCCAAACGAGAGCATTTTCAAAATTATGGTGCCATGGTCATGGGGCTTGGGCTTGTATTCTTCGGCATGGCTGTGATGAGCGATGCCATGTATCCTCTCCGGGACTATCCACCGTTTTTAAACCTGCTTGAAAATTTGGAGCAGCCCGCTATGGGTATCCTGGCAGGCGCGGTATTTGCCGGTCTTGTTCAATCCTCGTCAGCAACGGTAGGCATCGCCATTGCCATGGCCGCCGGGGGCATTTTAACCCTTAACACCGGTATTTCCCTGGCTTTAGGCGCCAATATCGGAACGTGCATCACCGCATTAATGGCGTCATTGGGAAAACCTGTTGAGGCGGTTAGAGCAGCGGTTGTTCATGTTGCATTTAACGTTTTAGGCGTGGTTATCTGGCTGCCGTTTATCTCTTTTCTGGCTTCAATGGCCACGGCGGTTTCACCCGTCAGCCCGGAGCTGGAAGGTGCGGTAAAAATGGCGGCTGAAGTTCCCCGGCAGATTGCCAATGCCAATACGATTTTTAATATATTGAATACGATTTTATTTTTACCTTTCACCACTGTTTTTGCCAAGTTAGCAAACAAAGTAGTGAAAGATGGCCCAAAACCTGTACCGCTCATCGAGTCGTTGTATCTGGACCGCAGCTTTCTGGAAGTCCCGAAGCTTGCTTTTGACGGCGTGAGAAAAGAGATTGCCCGTACTGCCGGGATTATTATTGATATGATGCAGCGCTTTGAAGCGTCGTTCAGGGAAAGTGACTATGAAGCTATCAACCGGCTGGCTGGTGAGGATGATAAAATAGACATTCTTGAAAAAGAGTGCCTTGAATATTTAGCAAAAATAAAAGCCGGGACTTTATCAGAAGAGGAGAGCATGGAGCATCAATGTCTGATGCTGAGTACAATAACGCTTGCAAGTCTTGCTGATGTCATTTTAATCAATTTTGTAGAACTTGTCAGACGATCACGGGAAGATGGCCACAATCCAAGTGAAAAAACCCGGGAACTTCTTGGGGGAATTTATAGTAATGTTTCTCACTCTGTTGAGCTTCTCGTACCGTTAATACACGATAAAGACCTTGATGCGGCAACCCGGATACTGGATTTGAAACCCGAGATTGCCCGTCTTCAGAAGGCCTTTATCAACCGTAAATCAGAACGACTTGGGCGAAACACCACCAATGCCATGAAAAATATTCAAATAGAAATGTCTCTGGCAGATAAATTTCAACGTATATTTATTTTTACCCAGAAAATTGCCAAAGAGCATCTGCTCAACAGTTCTGTTTAA
- a CDS encoding SLC13 family permease, producing the protein MNPINFTFIVLFLTIVFFIWGRLRSDLVALISMLALLLGGVLTTNEAFSGFSNSTVIMIAALFVVGEGLSRTGVTAWLARQVVVLAGSNWGRVMGVMMIGTAFLSAFISNTGTVATLLPAVVAIAWRIDSRPSKLLIPLAFAANAGGLLTLTGTPPNIVVSDALRAAGYTPFSFFEYGYIGLPLLGVAVLYMLFVGQWLLPENNAGGRPEDLEHAMQGMVDTFLLDGKLFAAQIPENSPMVGKTLGTCALGADYNVSVLQVERAGRVEQKKRGKEETIERPDQNTIILNGDKLILKGASKAVRQAADDKGIHIKQIPLGKAEQSALFVSSEVGMAELFITPRSAYLGKRISEVGLWQKYGIQAVSLLRDGRAIHRGKSRFEVGDALLVRGLWKDLELLRGHGDKFAVIGSPEELSKQVVVLSLKSIIAVASLVAMIFMMVTGWVATVTAAVITAVVMVLGRCLDMKQAYNSLGLQSIVLIASMIPLSLALETTGGAKLMAEGLVNVLGSIHPLALMAGVFLLTSFFSQVINNTATAVLMAPIVLNAAELSGLSPYPLLIAVSVSASTAFLTPIGTTTNLMVMTPGGYSFNDYLKTGTPLVAIFLAVSLLLIPIIWPF; encoded by the coding sequence ATGAATCCTATCAATTTCACTTTTATCGTACTTTTTCTTACCATTGTCTTTTTTATCTGGGGCAGACTTCGTTCGGATCTGGTTGCGTTAATATCCATGCTGGCACTTCTTCTGGGAGGCGTACTGACAACGAACGAAGCGTTCAGCGGGTTTTCAAATTCCACCGTCATCATGATTGCCGCCCTGTTTGTTGTAGGAGAAGGATTATCCCGGACGGGTGTTACAGCGTGGCTTGCCCGTCAGGTGGTCGTTCTGGCAGGAAGCAATTGGGGCAGAGTCATGGGTGTCATGATGATCGGGACCGCATTTCTCTCTGCGTTTATCAGCAACACCGGGACCGTGGCAACTTTGTTGCCGGCGGTTGTTGCCATTGCGTGGCGGATTGATAGCCGGCCTTCAAAATTACTTATCCCCTTGGCCTTTGCTGCCAACGCCGGTGGGTTGCTGACCCTGACAGGGACACCGCCCAACATTGTTGTCAGTGATGCGTTGCGTGCCGCAGGATATACACCATTCAGCTTTTTTGAGTATGGTTATATCGGGCTGCCCCTTTTGGGCGTTGCGGTATTATACATGTTGTTTGTCGGCCAGTGGCTGCTTCCTGAAAATAATGCAGGAGGCAGGCCTGAAGATCTCGAACATGCCATGCAGGGAATGGTGGATACATTCTTACTTGACGGCAAACTTTTTGCCGCACAGATTCCTGAAAATTCTCCAATGGTAGGGAAAACGCTGGGGACCTGTGCTTTGGGTGCTGACTATAATGTCAGTGTTTTACAGGTTGAAAGAGCTGGCCGTGTTGAGCAAAAAAAACGTGGAAAAGAGGAAACGATAGAACGCCCTGATCAGAACACGATTATTTTAAATGGGGATAAGCTGATCCTCAAAGGTGCTTCGAAGGCGGTTCGCCAGGCTGCTGACGACAAAGGGATTCACATTAAGCAGATCCCCTTGGGCAAAGCTGAGCAGTCTGCGCTGTTTGTCAGTTCTGAGGTTGGGATGGCAGAGCTTTTCATTACTCCCCGCTCGGCATATTTGGGAAAACGGATAAGTGAAGTGGGGTTGTGGCAAAAATATGGTATACAGGCGGTTTCTCTTCTGCGTGATGGCCGGGCAATTCACCGGGGTAAAAGCCGGTTTGAGGTGGGGGATGCGCTCCTGGTTAGAGGTCTTTGGAAGGATCTTGAGTTGTTGCGTGGCCATGGGGATAAATTTGCCGTCATCGGCAGCCCGGAGGAGCTGTCAAAACAAGTTGTGGTCCTGTCCCTTAAATCAATCATTGCCGTGGCAAGCCTGGTTGCCATGATTTTTATGATGGTTACAGGGTGGGTTGCCACAGTGACTGCCGCTGTGATCACGGCTGTGGTAATGGTGCTGGGCAGATGTCTGGATATGAAGCAGGCCTATAACTCCCTGGGGTTGCAAAGTATCGTATTAATCGCCTCTATGATCCCGCTTAGCCTGGCCCTGGAGACCACAGGCGGGGCAAAATTGATGGCCGAAGGACTGGTAAATGTATTGGGTTCAATCCATCCGCTTGCATTGATGGCCGGGGTTTTTCTGCTTACTTCGTTTTTCAGCCAGGTAATAAATAATACAGCAACAGCCGTGTTGATGGCGCCTATTGTATTAAATGCCGCCGAACTTTCCGGTTTGTCTCCTTACCCGTTGCTGATTGCCGTGTCGGTTAGCGCCTCCACCGCGTTTCTTACCCCCATCGGCACGACAACAAATTTAATGGTAATGACACCCGGAGGGTACAGCTTCAACGATTATTTAAAGACAGGAACGCCTTTGGTTGCGATATTCCTTGCCGTTAGCCTGCTTTTAATCCCTATCATCTGGCCGTTTTAA
- a CDS encoding DUF4136 domain-containing protein, with product MKKPFYRLTLSLLLLMPALMLASGCASVKVKTDFDAEYDFSTLQTYRWATGKELNPDDVLAKNPLLRKRFVKSVDNVMAGKGFSLLDSGDADFVIVMHAGAKEKVRVDQTPGAAGMGFHGRRYYRGWYDPWWGAYGNTTTVSHYTEGTLVIDIVPWKTKELAWRGMGTKTIGEYNSEKQQKGIDAVVTKILNDFPPKRQ from the coding sequence ATGAAAAAACCGTTTTACCGTCTAACCTTAAGTCTATTACTACTAATGCCGGCGTTGATGCTTGCATCCGGATGTGCATCCGTAAAGGTGAAAACAGATTTTGACGCTGAATACGATTTCAGCACGTTGCAAACCTATCGCTGGGCAACGGGGAAAGAACTGAACCCCGACGACGTTCTGGCTAAAAATCCATTGCTTCGCAAACGCTTTGTCAAATCGGTCGACAACGTCATGGCCGGGAAAGGATTCTCTCTGCTGGATTCAGGAGATGCGGACTTTGTCATCGTCATGCACGCGGGCGCCAAGGAAAAAGTCCGGGTGGATCAAACGCCCGGGGCAGCCGGCATGGGATTTCACGGGAGAAGATACTACCGCGGCTGGTATGATCCATGGTGGGGCGCCTACGGCAACACAACCACCGTCAGCCACTATACCGAAGGAACCTTGGTGATCGACATCGTGCCTTGGAAAACCAAGGAACTGGCCTGGCGCGGCATGGGCACAAAAACGATTGGTGAATACAACAGCGAAAAACAGCAAAAAGGCATCGATGCGGTGGTCACAAAAATATTAAACGACTTCCCGCCAAAGAGACAGTGA